From Microtus pennsylvanicus isolate mMicPen1 chromosome 10, mMicPen1.hap1, whole genome shotgun sequence, one genomic window encodes:
- the LOC142858300 gene encoding DNA-directed RNA polymerase II subunit RPB7-like, producing MFYHISLEHEILLHPRYFSSNLLNMVKQKLFTEVEGTCTGKYGFVIAVTTIDNIGAGVIQPGRGFVLYPVKYKAIVFRPFKGEVVDAVVTQVNKVGLFTEIGPMSCFISRHSIPSEMELDPNSNPPCYKTVDEDIVIQQDDEIRLKIVGTRVDKNDIFAIGSLMDDYLGLVS from the exons ATGTTTTATCACATTTCCCTAGAGCACGAGATTCTGCTGCACCCACGCTACTTCAGTTCCAACTTACTTAACATGGTGAAGCAGAAGCTCTTCACCGAGGTGGAGGGGACCTGCACTGGGAAGTATGGTTTTGTCATTGCTGTCACCACCATCGACAATATTGGTGCTGGTGTGATCCAGCCAGGACGAGGTTTTGTTCTTTATCCAGTTAAGTACAAGGCTATTGTTTTCCGGCCTTTTAAAGGTGAGGTGGTGGACGCTGTGGTCACTCAGGTAAACAAGGTTGGACTTTTCACAGAAATTGGGCCTATGTCTTGCTTCATCTCTAGACATTCCATCCCATCGGAGATGGAATTAGACCCAAACTCCAACCCACCTTGTTACAAGACAGTGGATGAG gacATTGTGATTCAACAGGATGATGAGATCCGCCTCAAGATTGTGGGGACACGTGTGGACAAGAATGACATTTTTGCTATTGGCTCTCTGATGGACGATTACTTGGGACTCGTGAGCTGA